The following proteins come from a genomic window of Brevibacillus antibioticus:
- a CDS encoding acyl carrier protein, protein MTKQEIFEVVIRNTREVLPELEGHTFQPTDQLANLGANSVDRAEIVMITIEELDLKIPRVELSTAKNIGELVEVLYGKLQTA, encoded by the coding sequence ATGACCAAACAAGAGATCTTTGAAGTCGTCATCCGCAATACCCGTGAAGTGCTCCCGGAGCTGGAAGGCCACACCTTCCAGCCGACGGACCAACTAGCCAATCTTGGCGCGAATTCGGTGGATCGCGCGGAGATCGTCATGATAACCATCGAAGAGCTGGACCTGAAAATCCCGCGCGTCGAGCTGTCCACGGCGAAAAACATCGGTGAACTGGTCGAGGTCCTTTATGGCAAGCTCCAGACCGCCTGA